The sequence below is a genomic window from Uranotaenia lowii strain MFRU-FL chromosome 2, ASM2978415v1, whole genome shotgun sequence.
TCTTGGCGGTATGGATGTATGGCAACTGAGTCACTTCGCGGTCtgtttcaaatgttcaaaagtCCGGCCTAGAATCATGGATCAtagggccctattacataagacgagtcacgagtcattttactcgagtgagccattttggtattaCAGTAGTTGAGTCGAGTCGAATTTCAGTCGAGTAGCTCTACTAAGTCGAGTGCTTGAAGGTTCGTGACTCTGCTGTTTCACTCGACTCCCGTAATACGACATTTCGCTCGACTCGACAGTGACTGGAGTCGAGTCGTGTTAAGGCAGCCACAcaatcagaggtgccaggtgtcctgatttatcaggatttgtcctgattttcgagggcccgtcctgatttttcaaaaactctcgatttgtcctgatttctgaaaattagcccctaaaatgtcctgatttgtcctgattttcataaaaagttctttaatatgatcgaatttgtagttaaactatgagaaaatcgaataagaGGGTCATAAAATAGTTAAAACCAattaacagatggtaatcttcggttcagatgatatgtATATGGTGTTTCCGATATGAACTATCGGCCAGCCAACAAGCTCCGTGCTGTAGTTGCATAAATCGAGGTGTAtacagcacctgtattgcgGCTTAAATTATGCAATCTTTACCGAAAtccttattattttcataaatcaagaggtgtcctgaaaaatcctgatttttaaccccgcgttgtcctgatttttgatgaaaccacctgacacccctgcacACAATACCGCGTCGTCCGTCACGTcacgtcagctgtcaacgccgtcgttgtgtactaaaacgctgacgcgacgcactctACAATTTTCGCACCACAATATAGCGTCCACTGACAGGGCTGACAGGGAAATATTGAGAGAAAACTCGCAAACTCCAACgcaaaatgtttcatttatttttatttaaaaaaaacgggaacATACAAATCAagttaatatttctaaaaaacgCTTTATATGTAAtttcatcattatcattataatgttaaaaataaatttcaatgacgtttttcaacaaatgtgtaTCATCGAAGACATAAAATAACGatgatatgatttttgaatctgtttgTGTCAATCTTtgacgaaaaatatcaaatacgaTTAGTTCAAACCCATGCTAACGcgcttaaattttgatatttttcaaaaccaaaacgtcgACGCTCGAAAACGCTgccgtttagaacaagttttgcgttttagtacaatgccttcgctgacgcgacgcaccattgtggcgactcaaacggaaaatggcatcctcaaaattaaatgtcaacgcgacgcgacgatcgacgctgtattgtgtggcAGCCTTTAAtcgactcgtcttatgtaataagGCCCATAATTACGAGGATGTTCTTACGAGGATCATCCCAAGCTTTGGGTAATCTCTAAAACGAGGGCCCGTCTTATGTAATAAGGCCCATAATTACGAGGATGTTCTTACGAGGATCATCCCAAGCTTTGGGTAATCTCTAAAACGAGGGCCCGTCTTCTAGGTCTTTGAGTAGAGCTAGAAAAACGGGGCCGTCTCAGAAACATAGATCAGAACTGAGAGGCcgcctcctcacgctgcgcgttcgaactagaATGATGTATGGTCCTACGCTTTACGTttcgaaatcagaaaaaaagatTTGGATACAAcatttcggtatcgaattttgaatacggcgaatgcgccaacattgttgtttcgagaaaaacgcgttcgatgtttgacagctccataagctcccagcaaaaatattattttgtttcctttatttctcgaaaaccaaatattctttaaataactttatacCATCGaaatgtaggtcttcgaacGTACTTCCTCCGAAGCAGCAGCATCTAGGAAGAAATATAAACATCATTCCACCTATCTTTCCCTATCCATTCCcttcccaaaaaaaatacaaaagtaaaAAGTACACTAGCCACGGTAGGagatgggatgaatcatccaataggatgaaaattcctgaaaaaaaattgaacgtactttttcacccagttGATAactcagtttgtttacatttggcgcattcgccctattcaaaatttgctacCGATTTGCTCAGTATATTTCTGAGCAAATACTTTACCGCGAAATGTTGCATATTGCCAAAAAGACAAACCGCGAAAAGACTCATACCGCAAAAAATAACACCGCCAAACAAGGCCATTTGCCAAATGGTAAACCGCCAAATCGACCAAACCGCCAATAGTCATGTTGCGTTTAAGGTGCCAAATGGTAAACCGCCAAAATAGTATTCCGCTAAACATTATACCGCTAATTTCAgacataataaaattattttccaacTGTAATAAGATAGAGGCCTACATTGTACTACTCAGTAATATTGTAGAACTGAATAATGCATGAAACTGTGCCGAAGACACTAAACATCTCTCTCTTAAACTGAAAGTTTTATGGCAGTTTGTTTTAATGAAGTTAGGGTGGGTGACCCTACGAAAAATAACGGATTTTTTGTTACTTATATCTTTTCTGGatgatattttataaaaaatatttatgtagCAAGATTTTAGATAATTATAAGACGCATCTTTTGCGTAAAACGGATTAccaatatttgtattttttttaattttataagttAATTTGTCTTGTTAAATGACTCTTTTAGAGCTACGGTAACTCCAAATGAGGcaagtcgaaaattttatcgTTGATTGCATTTGAGAGTTCATATTAcagtagggttgccatccgtcccgcaaaagcgggacatgtcccgcttttttgttgagtgtcccgctgtcccgcattttcctcaaaatgtcccgctttttttcttagaaaaatttacaaagtaaCTGACTAACACTGgacaaaatcaaactttagtctcaatttgaattctatgatgaacagaaaatctttcaaatacatCTTTCCCAAGTAAAACTGATTGATTTAAGAGAATCTTCAGGTCACATTTGAAACTTAAACTTGGTCTTCTAGCCTGTTATTAAACCTGAAATGTTGCTTGatatttctcaaaataagcagcatttttcatagtttgtTTAAGGCAATACTGAATAATCCTGAAGCACtagcattacagtaagattTTGATTCAGTTAAGTTCAACCAATGTATGAAGAAAATGTTGTTTGAGTTGCCTCCATTTCATTAAAGGTTTTAGAATCGAAGAGATTATTTTTTGTGCCGGAAACTTAGTAAAATTGAGTTATAttatacaccacctttttcgactcaattgtccaaagtatattAAGATTAAAGGTGATGGCAATTTTCTTGAGTGttcatatttttgaacaaattaccaaacaaacttattttaaaacaaattactaaaaggttttttcatggtatcaaatccgccattttcatgtacgacttgaaatattttgtctaaaataataagtttggctacacaataaagttttttttaaacgattttcttaaatgtcccgcttttttcggctgtgtcccgctttttctttgtgaaatgtcccgcttttttctgaaagtatctggcaagcctatatTACAGTCTTTGCAATCTAAAATAACTGGAGATATGTTTTTTGTTAAAAGCGTTTAATCGTTGTTTGAAGCTTAGTCAAAATTGCTAAGATCTCTAGAAAATAGAGAATTTTTATCTGTATTCTTCAAGAACTCAGAAACTATTGGAccaattaattttgtatgacacCTCTTTTCTCCATCATCTCCAAAAAAGGGTGAGGGGTTATTAAATTGGAGTATATCTCTTTCTATCTGAATCGTTTgagtttctaatttttttgaaaatacctCGGAAATTTTTTAGTGGCCAATTACTGGGTATAAACTAAAATGAATTATCAAGatatttaaattgttaaaaaagcaGAAACACTTACCATATTATTTCCGACAGCGTCCTCCAGGTGCCCAACAAGTTCGCTTCCAAGAACCGCTTTACAGTTGGATTCTTCAATCGCGATACTCAGCAGAAATTTGTTACACTACCGTGTGAGCTGGAGTAGTTAAAAGCACTATACATACTTTTCTGGTTGTCGACCAAAcacttttcatgattttttactcaaacaattaagtACTAAGGTATTGTCATCTAAATAATTTACACCAGGAATTATTAATTTACGTTTCACATATCACGAAACATGTTTGTAATACGTAAGCTTACAGATCAATATATTCACAGATAAAAATCTAGGCACGACTTTCGTAGGCAAATTAATGTACCGTTGACACAAATTGAAATGAACATTATCGAGTTGGAAATTTATCGGCGAATTGTGTCTACGCAATGGCAATGGTAgggataaaatttaaaagaaaaatcttgttcgaaataaaaaaaataatacgtgTCGGAAGAAGAAACACTTCCGCCACAAATTCACTTTCTACTGCGTAATGCTGCTACTCTATCATCAAATAACACGCACACTCACTCGCTCAAACGACGAATTAGCCTAGACAACTGGGTAGCTAGCACAAGTAGCAATACCACAATGGTTATCACGGTTACGAGCCATCTTCACGTAGCCACCATCTCCCCAGGTGGTTCCCCAAGAGTTCTTCACCAGCCAGTAGTCCTGTCCGTCTTCACTGGTACCATAACCGACAGCCAATACCTAGAGAAAGGGTAACGattagttgaaaattttcgcATAATTAGGGccaatttgtttaaaacttacaCCATGGTCCAGGTTCTCAGAATCGCACTGCGGCTCGTAGTACACTCCCTCAGAGTAGAACTGGAAAGATTCGTGGGAAGCATCGATGGCAACCGAAACGGGTCCAACGGTGGCCAGAGCCTTCTTCAGGGCCTCCTCGTCACCGTTAGGGATATCAACGAAGCCCTTATCGGTAGCGCCAACCGATTTCGGGTTGAAGTGGCAGGTATCGTCGATGGCTTCGTATGGGTAGGACTTCTCCGTATCGATACCCTTGTTGTCCTTGATGTACTGGAAGGCGAAGTCCATCATGCCGCCGTTGCATCCGTTATTGCCGTATTTGCTCGAGCAGTCGACCAGATTTTGTTCCGACAGCGAAACCAATTTGCCCGTTTTGCGGAAGTGTTGTCCCTCCAGGGCACCGGTTGCCGAGAACGACCAGCAGGAACCGCAGTGTCCTGTTATCGTGATTAACATAAGGTGAGATTTGAGTTGAGTGGCATtgcttttgtgaaaataatgCAGTAGTTAGGATTAGCAATGTCTCAAAGCCACAAGAAACGTGAGAGAAATCTTTGAAACATGTTTCTGAAATACTTGATTATGTTTggagaaaataagaaattgaatataaaataaaatcaggtTTAATTGAGTCGAATAACTAGCAGCTCTCAATTCTATAGAAATGGTTGAACAGATCTCTTTCTGCCCAATTTCCTGTCAGTCTTGAACCAGACATGCTTTAATGCTGTTACGCTTGCTAATCAAATTGGCCACTCCAAAACTCTTTTGAGCTTATCTGTGACCTATATTTATGATGATTATTAATGCCCACCTTGATCTTTCACTGGGGTAACAGCTCCCTTTTTGCGCCAGTCGACAGTCGTTGGCACCTCTACATTGGCAGGTTCAATGAACGTTATCGGTTCCTCGATGAGCACACTGTTGAGCAGTTTCCTGttgacaaaagttttttttgcgaaaaaaatctCGTTAGATTCGTTTTGCGGAACGGAACGAAAATAAAGAACGAAATaacgtcatttttgtttaaagagAGTTGTTGAATTTGCCAGTCGGTAATTTGATTCATTCTTCGGTATTTTATTCTGGCGCGTTTCTATTTGGACAAGTGTGTCGGCAACAAAGCACCGTATATCTACTCGCGCGCGGTTAACGAGATTATGTTACAACAGCAACTGGAAGAGGTGAATCATTGTCGTCAAATTGCGTTCTAGGAAGCAAGTTCCAACGGAACCGAACAACTGTTATTACATATAACTACTACAAGATGTCAATTGAGGCAAACGATCACTCATTGCACTTCCTCAGACATACAGTCATGCTCATTGTTCGTGACAAACTTACTTTGAGGAGGTTCGGTTGAATCCGTTGAGCGTTTGGACGAACTCTTCGTGGAGCATATCAGCATACTTGTTGACCTTCAGGCGGTACTTTTCATGTCCCGCCTCGAAGCGCTGATTATGCTTGGCGATTTTGTGCTTGTTCTGGACGTAGATCTTCAATCGCAGCTTCTCTTCGCTCTCGCTGTTGTATTTTTTGCGATGTTGcatctggaaaaaaataaattctataaTGTAACAATCTAAGCATAACgacaaaacttgt
It includes:
- the LOC129746051 gene encoding cathepsin L — protein: MKILIFLVAFVAAASAVNIFELVKEEWTAYKMQHRKKYNSESEEKLRLKIYVQNKHKIAKHNQRFEAGHEKYRLKVNKYADMLHEEFVQTLNGFNRTSSKKLLNSVLIEEPITFIEPANVEVPTTVDWRKKGAVTPVKDQGHCGSCWSFSATGALEGQHFRKTGKLVSLSEQNLVDCSSKYGNNGCNGGMMDFAFQYIKDNKGIDTEKSYPYEAIDDTCHFNPKSVGATDKGFVDIPNGDEEALKKALATVGPVSVAIDASHESFQFYSEGVYYEPQCDSENLDHGVLAVGYGTSEDGQDYWLVKNSWGTTWGDGGYVKMARNRDNHCGIATCASYPVV